A part of Betaproteobacteria bacterium genomic DNA contains:
- a CDS encoding 2,4'-dihydroxyacetophenone dioxygenase family protein — MIVSPLSAAGMQSEIVTLAVPTDERVWVPQAKDVWFRPLMLNTVTGGWFNLLRVRRSGILSRHRHPMAVFGYVIKGSWRYLEHDWVAMEGGFVYEPPGEVHTLTVDEGVPEMITMFNVNGAMIYVDEKGDTVAYEDVFTKIEMCRKHYEAVGLGAGYVDQFIR; from the coding sequence ATGATCGTGAGTCCGCTGTCTGCAGCGGGCATGCAATCCGAGATCGTCACCCTTGCCGTCCCCACCGACGAGCGCGTGTGGGTACCCCAGGCAAAGGACGTGTGGTTCCGTCCCCTCATGCTCAACACCGTCACCGGCGGCTGGTTCAACCTGCTGCGCGTGCGCAGGAGCGGCATCCTGTCACGCCACCGTCATCCCATGGCGGTATTCGGTTACGTCATCAAGGGAAGCTGGCGCTACCTCGAGCACGACTGGGTCGCGATGGAAGGCGGCTTCGTGTACGAACCTCCCGGTGAGGTTCATACGCTGACGGTGGACGAGGGGGTCCCCGAGATGATCACCATGTTCAACGTGAACGGCGCGATGATCTACGTGGACGAGAAGGGCGACACGGTGGCTTACGAAGACGTCTTCACCAAGATCGAGATGTGCCGCAAGCACTACGAAGCCGTCGGACTCGGCGCGGGCTACGTCGATCAGTTCATCCGCTGA
- a CDS encoding quinone oxidoreductase: MTKAVRFHKTGGPEVLVYEDVDVGAPGEGQAKVRNTAVGLNFIDTYHRSGLYPLPLPSGIGLEGAGVVEAVGPGVDYLKPGDRVAYCGGPPGAYSEVRLIPADRLVPLPDGISDRQAAAMMLKGLTAHYLIRRTYPVKAGQTVLFHAAAGGVGLIAGQWLKALGATTIGTVGSDEKAALAKAHGYDHTIVYTRENFVERVKEITAGAKLPVVYDSVGKDTFMGSLDCLQPLGMLAVFGNGSGPVPAFDLGLLAQKGSLYVTRPTLQSYVSRRSDLLAASQELFEVVMSGKVKIEINQTFALKDAQDAHRQLEGRKTTGSTVLLP, from the coding sequence ATGACCAAGGCAGTGCGATTCCACAAGACCGGCGGGCCGGAAGTGCTCGTCTACGAAGACGTCGATGTCGGCGCCCCTGGCGAAGGCCAGGCGAAGGTGCGCAACACGGCCGTCGGACTCAACTTCATCGACACCTATCACCGATCGGGCCTGTACCCGTTGCCCCTGCCCAGCGGCATCGGGCTCGAAGGGGCGGGCGTGGTCGAGGCCGTCGGTCCCGGAGTGGACTACCTGAAGCCCGGCGACCGCGTCGCCTACTGCGGCGGGCCTCCCGGGGCCTACTCCGAAGTCCGCCTGATTCCGGCAGACCGCCTCGTGCCGCTCCCCGACGGCATCAGTGATCGGCAGGCCGCCGCCATGATGCTGAAGGGCCTGACGGCCCACTATCTCATCCGCCGCACCTATCCCGTCAAGGCCGGCCAGACCGTGCTGTTCCACGCGGCGGCGGGGGGCGTGGGATTGATCGCGGGCCAGTGGCTCAAGGCTCTTGGCGCAACGACCATCGGCACGGTGGGATCGGACGAGAAGGCCGCGCTGGCGAAGGCGCACGGATATGACCACACGATCGTCTACACGCGCGAGAACTTCGTCGAGCGTGTGAAGGAGATCACCGCGGGCGCCAAGCTTCCCGTGGTCTACGACTCGGTCGGCAAGGACACCTTCATGGGTTCCCTGGACTGCCTCCAGCCTCTGGGCATGCTGGCCGTCTTCGGCAACGGTTCGGGTCCGGTGCCTGCCTTCGATCTCGGCCTGCTGGCGCAGAAGGGATCGCTCTACGTCACCCGGCCGACCCTGCAGTCGTACGTGTCCAGGCGCAGCGATCTGCTGGCCGCGTCCCAGGAGCTGTTCGAGGTCGTCATGTCCGGCAAGGTCAAGATCGAGATCAACCAGACCTTCGCGCTGAAGGATGCGCAGGATGCGCACCGTCAGCTCGAGGGCCGCAAGACCACCGGTTCCACCGTGCTGTTGCCCTGA
- a CDS encoding NAD(P)-binding protein encodes MAAAGGTASSPSPIRIAIVGGGVGGLTAAYELSGPEHRGRYEITVYQLGFRLGGKGAAGHNLDAANRIEEHGLHVWMGFYENAFRMLRACYAELKDRREDATRPPPPPEVSRRAGPPAVGVRTLDRCVLCRLPHRGGLRCRTWRVGCLDRLVSADGRAARRSTGSAPQPVHAAQLPVAHAPASAHPDAQHAPVGGRFLGGQAFAGGRSARQGRRRAGQAEPPAAGGIDDEPPARRCAHYGGGSDAGTAHPGDGAQGASVAAGQGIPPARVRRRARIERSAAAGGCREDRSAAAAQDRGHRSGHDHRGRHRPGRPADAAGGPGCDQRLRCT; translated from the coding sequence ATGGCCGCTGCCGGCGGGACCGCATCCAGCCCCTCGCCGATCCGCATCGCCATTGTCGGGGGCGGTGTGGGAGGTCTCACGGCAGCCTACGAGCTGTCCGGCCCGGAGCATCGCGGCCGATACGAAATCACCGTCTACCAGCTAGGCTTCAGACTGGGTGGCAAGGGGGCCGCAGGCCACAACCTCGATGCCGCCAACCGCATCGAGGAACACGGCCTGCATGTGTGGATGGGCTTCTACGAGAATGCCTTCCGCATGCTGCGGGCCTGTTATGCCGAACTGAAGGACCGCCGTGAGGACGCCACCCGTCCTCCCCCGCCGCCGGAAGTATCCCGGCGCGCCGGTCCCCCCGCCGTCGGTGTTCGAACACTGGACCGATGCGTTCTTTGCCGACTCCCACATCGGGGTGGCCTCCGATGCCGGACATGGCGAGTGGGATGCCTGGACCGCCTGGTTTCCGCCGATGGAAGGGCTGCCCGGCGATCCACTGGATCCGCGCCACAACCCGTTCACGCTGCCCAACTACCTGTCGCGCACGCTCCTGCTTCTGCGCACCCTGATGCTCAGCACGCTCCGGTCGGCGGGAGATTCCTCGGCGGGCAGGCGTTCGCCGGTGGACGAAGCGCTCGACAAGGGCGAAGACGAGCTGGTCAAGCTGAGCCCCCGGCTGCTGGTGGAATCGATGATGAACCTCCTGCGCGTCGGTGCGCTCACTACGGCGGCGGGAGCGATGCAGGCACTGCTCATCCTGGAGACGGCGCTCAAGGCGCGAGCGTCGCTGCCGGGCAAGGAATACCTCCTGCTCGAGTTCGTCGACGCGCTCGCATCGAGCGTTCGGCGGCAGCTGGAGGATGTCGTGAGGATCGATCCGCGGCTGCGGCGCAAGACCGAGGTCATCGATCTGGTCATGACCACCGTGGTCGGCATCGTCCGGGACGGCCTGCTGACGCAGCCGGAGGGCCTGGATGCGATCAACGACTTCGATGCACGTGA
- a CDS encoding polyprenyl synthetase family protein, whose protein sequence is MGSIADPGLRDAPELVQSVLDDYGALTRNALERYLPGSGNRPYLDDLLCDYPRRGGKMMRSSLCIATARAFGARIQDVLPSAVAIELLHNAMLIHDDIEDGSDERRGQPALHRKHGLPLALNAGDSLSLLSLKPLRENVGLLGPQLAMRIFDETERMAWESAEGQALELGWRHDNRMDVTDDDYLTMILKKTCWLATIHPCRVGALIGTRGNTDLDALFRFGFFLGAAFQITDDVLNLEGDHRYGKEIDGDLWEGKRTLMVVHALARGTEAERIAVKDMLAVPRERRTAEQVSWLRALIERTGALDYARDTARGLAGAALHEYQTLFEALPPSRDREFVRGMVTWVLARTH, encoded by the coding sequence ATGGGATCGATCGCCGACCCCGGGCTGCGCGATGCGCCGGAACTCGTGCAGAGCGTGCTGGATGACTATGGTGCGCTCACGCGCAACGCGCTGGAGCGGTACCTCCCCGGCTCCGGCAACCGGCCCTACCTCGACGATCTCCTCTGCGATTACCCGCGCCGCGGCGGCAAGATGATGCGGTCCAGCCTGTGCATCGCCACCGCACGGGCCTTCGGCGCACGGATCCAGGACGTGCTGCCTTCCGCGGTGGCGATCGAGCTGCTGCACAACGCCATGCTGATCCACGACGACATCGAGGACGGCAGCGACGAGCGGCGGGGACAGCCGGCCCTCCACCGCAAGCACGGGCTTCCCCTCGCGCTGAATGCCGGCGATTCGCTGAGCCTGCTGAGCTTGAAGCCCCTGCGCGAGAACGTCGGGCTGCTGGGGCCGCAGCTCGCGATGCGCATCTTCGACGAAACCGAGCGCATGGCGTGGGAGTCTGCCGAGGGACAGGCACTGGAGCTGGGCTGGCGCCACGACAACCGGATGGACGTGACGGACGACGACTACCTCACGATGATCCTCAAGAAGACCTGCTGGCTTGCCACCATCCATCCGTGCCGGGTCGGCGCGCTGATCGGAACGCGGGGCAATACCGATCTCGACGCGCTCTTCCGCTTCGGCTTCTTTCTGGGCGCGGCGTTCCAGATCACCGACGACGTCCTGAATCTCGAGGGCGACCACCGCTACGGCAAGGAGATCGACGGCGACCTGTGGGAAGGCAAGCGCACGCTGATGGTCGTGCATGCGCTTGCGCGCGGCACCGAAGCAGAGCGGATCGCCGTGAAGGACATGCTGGCGGTTCCGCGAGAACGGCGCACGGCGGAGCAGGTGTCCTGGCTGCGTGCGCTGATCGAGCGCACGGGGGCGCTCGATTACGCCCGCGACACGGCTCGCGGGCTCGCCGGTGCGGCGCTGCACGAATACCAGACCCTCTTCGAAGCCCTGCCGCCGTCGCGTGACCGCGAGTTCGTCCGCGGCATGGTGACGTGGGTGCTGGCGAGGACGCACTGA